One genomic region from Caballeronia sp. M1242 encodes:
- a CDS encoding SET domain-containing protein — protein MRRITVRTSPVHGRGVFALADLPAGALLFEYKGKRLSWKEAQRMYERSNAEDGHTFLFGLDDGRVIDGARGGNSARWLNHSCAPNCEAEQDGERVFIRSLRPIGKGQELFIDYRLTVEGRRTAALKRLYACRCLAANCRGTMLSDER, from the coding sequence ATGCGTCGAATCACTGTCCGAACATCGCCCGTTCACGGCCGGGGCGTCTTCGCCCTCGCGGATCTGCCTGCGGGCGCGCTGCTCTTCGAATACAAGGGCAAGCGTCTTTCGTGGAAGGAAGCGCAACGCATGTACGAGCGCTCCAACGCCGAGGACGGACATACGTTCCTCTTCGGACTCGACGACGGCCGCGTCATCGACGGTGCCCGTGGCGGGAATTCCGCGCGCTGGCTGAATCACAGTTGCGCGCCGAATTGCGAAGCCGAGCAGGACGGCGAGCGCGTCTTTATTCGTTCGCTTCGCCCGATCGGCAAGGGGCAGGAACTCTTCATCGACTATCGGCTCACGGTCGAAGGACGGCGCACGGCGGCGCTCAAGCGCCTCTACGCGTGCCGTTGCCTCGCGGCCAATTGCCGAGGCACCATGCTCTCCGACGAACGCTGA
- a CDS encoding cupin domain-containing protein produces MISPVDLTTLARTPNDGYLNRIVATVNDHEVHVSVMSAPYEWHVHPDSDETFIVTEGTLVIDLEDGSMHLHAGQLLTVPAGVRHRTRPLGARSVNLTVERKHATTVFCDDPRA; encoded by the coding sequence ATGATCTCACCCGTCGATCTGACGACGCTCGCTCGCACCCCGAACGACGGCTATCTCAATCGCATCGTCGCCACCGTCAACGACCATGAAGTTCACGTGAGCGTGATGAGCGCGCCATACGAATGGCATGTGCATCCGGATTCCGACGAGACCTTCATCGTCACGGAAGGCACGCTCGTGATCGACCTCGAAGACGGCTCGATGCACCTTCACGCCGGGCAACTGCTGACGGTCCCGGCGGGCGTGCGTCATCGCACGCGTCCGCTCGGCGCGCGCTCGGTGAACCTGACCGTGGAAAGAAAGCACGCGACGACCGTGTTCTGCGACGATCCGCGCGCATAG
- a CDS encoding DUF6723 family protein produces MTYSSGRRPKLVYFPTRIVAPTPGASESDFQIYASYRGSAASGYYGTLKVVRKTDGRLLFPFEGADTLGPYASKSDAIEAAQRRGDEVVQADLARPEL; encoded by the coding sequence GTGACGTATTCGAGTGGCAGACGCCCCAAGCTAGTTTATTTCCCCACACGCATCGTCGCGCCGACGCCAGGCGCGAGTGAGAGTGATTTCCAGATTTATGCGTCGTATCGCGGTAGTGCGGCAAGCGGCTATTACGGCACCTTGAAGGTCGTGCGAAAAACGGACGGGCGATTGCTGTTTCCGTTCGAAGGCGCGGACACGCTCGGGCCCTACGCGTCGAAGTCGGATGCGATCGAAGCGGCGCAGCGCCGCGGCGACGAGGTCGTGCAGGCCGATCTCGCGCGCCCCGAGCTGTGA
- a CDS encoding ATP-dependent DNA helicase RecQ has product MNDTTRSIATRARKPLDRELETALRKVFGFPHLRPGQDEVIRSVLDGHDTLAVMPTGAGKSLCYQLPALQLDGMTVVVSPLISLMRDQAAKLTEAGVAALVLNSTLSTTEEREAMQAVTEGEVRILFVTPERLVNAEFTATLTSKDMPSVPLVVIDEAHCISQWGHDFRPAYVELIHAVKTLGRPPVLALTATATPAVIEDIVRELQMRQANVIHTGVYRDNLHFSVEQLTNPEDKRRRAIELASTLEGSGIIYCATVAECDALHAALGEAGVAAQRYHGKMAASARSEAQDAFMADEARVMVATNAFGMGIDKPNIRFVLHAQVPGSLDAYYQEAGRAGRDGEPAQCILLFELKDKQVQQFFLGGRYPSAETIRRVAETVRDLARENASQTLEKPLERLREALPHVGVNKLRVAATLLNDMGVTRRTRRGGMKLIDDGAAIAQLDDAAQGYAARAGRDRAVLERMISYAQSAQCRWRMLLDYFADDVDDDVPSQPSAGKPEVNYQAPDDELGGGACGSCDNCLHPPEVQESPREVREQALSEEHEKEAKPKRSAPTFNQGDRVRVRRYGDGVVEMVSADRVAVRFPDDETRTFIARYVKRAA; this is encoded by the coding sequence ATGAACGACACCACCCGCAGCATCGCCACCCGCGCGCGCAAACCGCTCGACCGTGAACTCGAAACCGCCCTTCGCAAAGTCTTCGGCTTTCCTCATCTGCGGCCGGGCCAGGACGAAGTCATCCGCAGCGTTCTCGACGGCCACGACACCCTCGCCGTCATGCCTACCGGCGCCGGCAAGTCCCTGTGCTATCAATTGCCCGCCTTGCAACTGGACGGCATGACGGTCGTCGTGTCGCCGCTCATCTCGCTCATGCGCGATCAGGCCGCAAAGCTGACCGAAGCCGGTGTAGCAGCGTTGGTCCTTAACAGCACGTTGTCCACGACAGAAGAACGCGAAGCCATGCAAGCGGTCACGGAGGGCGAGGTCCGCATTCTCTTCGTCACGCCGGAGCGGCTCGTGAACGCGGAATTCACCGCGACGCTCACTTCGAAGGACATGCCGTCGGTGCCGCTCGTCGTCATCGACGAGGCGCATTGCATCTCGCAGTGGGGCCACGACTTCCGCCCGGCTTACGTCGAGCTGATCCACGCCGTGAAGACGCTCGGCCGCCCGCCCGTGCTCGCGCTGACCGCGACGGCGACGCCCGCCGTCATCGAGGACATCGTGCGCGAATTGCAGATGCGCCAAGCCAACGTCATCCATACGGGCGTGTACCGCGACAACCTGCATTTCTCGGTCGAACAGTTGACGAATCCCGAGGACAAGCGCCGGCGCGCCATCGAGCTCGCGAGCACGCTGGAAGGCAGCGGCATCATCTATTGCGCGACGGTGGCCGAATGCGATGCGCTGCACGCCGCGCTCGGCGAGGCGGGCGTCGCGGCGCAGCGCTACCACGGCAAGATGGCGGCGAGCGCGCGGTCCGAAGCGCAGGACGCGTTCATGGCCGACGAAGCACGCGTGATGGTCGCGACCAATGCGTTCGGCATGGGCATCGACAAGCCCAACATTCGCTTCGTGCTGCATGCGCAGGTGCCGGGCAGTCTCGACGCGTACTATCAGGAAGCCGGGCGGGCTGGCCGCGACGGCGAGCCGGCCCAGTGCATCCTGCTTTTCGAACTGAAGGACAAGCAGGTTCAGCAGTTCTTTCTCGGCGGCCGCTACCCGAGCGCGGAGACGATCCGGCGCGTGGCCGAGACGGTGCGCGACCTCGCGCGCGAAAACGCGAGCCAGACGCTCGAAAAGCCGCTGGAACGCCTGCGCGAAGCGTTGCCGCACGTCGGCGTGAACAAGCTGCGCGTCGCGGCCACGCTGCTCAACGATATGGGCGTGACGCGTCGCACGCGGCGCGGCGGCATGAAGCTGATTGACGACGGCGCGGCCATCGCGCAACTGGACGATGCCGCTCAGGGCTACGCGGCGCGCGCCGGACGCGATCGCGCCGTGCTGGAACGCATGATCAGCTATGCGCAGAGCGCGCAGTGCCGGTGGCGCATGTTGCTCGACTACTTCGCCGACGACGTGGACGACGACGTTCCTTCGCAGCCGTCCGCGGGCAAGCCGGAAGTGAACTATCAGGCGCCCGACGACGAACTCGGCGGCGGCGCGTGCGGTTCGTGCGACAACTGCCTGCATCCGCCGGAAGTGCAGGAGAGCCCGCGCGAAGTGCGCGAACAGGCGCTGTCGGAAGAGCACGAGAAAGAAGCGAAGCCGAAGCGCAGCGCACCGACGTTCAATCAGGGCGACCGCGTGCGCGTGCGCCGCTATGGCGATGGCGTGGTGGAAATGGTGAGCGCGGATCGCGTGGCGGTGCGCTTCCCGGACGACGAGACGCGCACCTTCATCGCGCGCTATGTGAAGCGCGCGGCGTGA
- a CDS encoding CsbD family protein: MNKDATEGIKEQVKGWVDTAIGTVTGDEDRKLKGDVEITNGASRKDYADQKDNIEKGVEDPGEPTNT, encoded by the coding sequence ATGAACAAGGACGCGACCGAAGGCATCAAGGAACAGGTGAAGGGTTGGGTGGATACGGCCATCGGCACCGTGACCGGTGACGAGGACCGCAAGCTCAAGGGCGATGTCGAGATCACCAACGGCGCGAGCCGCAAGGACTACGCCGATCAGAAGGACAACATCGAAAAGGGCGTCGAGGATCCGGGCGAACCGACCAACACGTAA